In the Dermochelys coriacea isolate rDerCor1 chromosome 23, rDerCor1.pri.v4, whole genome shotgun sequence genome, ATCCCCAGCGTAGACAGTGATGTGAACTGCAGTGTATTCTATCCTTGTAGCACTAAAGAGCCCGCAGGACTCGACTTTTCGTCAAGTCAAGAAATAACGTTCGTTTCCTCTTAAAAGAGCAGAGATTTTTAGGTCTGTGAAAGAGTTTTCAGTCACCCAATGACTTAGCAACTCGAGTCTTGCTGAAAGGCAGCGGGCTGTGGCTTACTTAATCATGCAGGTgctttgaaaaatccacacccatgatctaaacccccacccccactctgcaaaACTTGAGGTATGTGTGTAAAGTTCTGCTTTGGCTTGTTTCTTTGGAGACTTTTTTTCTGTCAGAACTGACTAAATTAGCAGCACTTGGATTCATAAATTATAACGCCAGAcagaaccattagatcatctagtcagacgTCATCCAAATGACCCCTCTATTGAGCAGCCTTGTCTTCAGTACAGCCTGAGGGTGTGTACACCCAGCAGACCTTCCCCCCCActtggcagcgagtctcagagctcgGGTCTACAGACACAGGCTTGTGCTACAGTGCTAAAACTAGAGGTTTGAAGCCGGGGTGGGGGGTTTCAGAGTCCTAGCTTGAATGTTTTGGCACCATAGCatgagtctgtagacccaggctctgacacTCACTGCTGTGGGTTTCTGTGCTGTGTAGATGTAACAAATGGCGCTCGTTCCAGGGACCCCTTGGGATGCCACTACCCTGAATTACGCAGCTTTAAACATCAGGTACCAGGGCTCCGTTAACCAAGACTAGGGCTAACCAAACTGGTGTGAACAAGAGTGGACTCTGGTCATTTCCATTCTGTTCTCTAGGTTATTGACCGGAGCGGAGCCAGGGTCGGCGAGTATGAGGATGTGTCGCGGGTAGAGAAATACGAAATGTCTGCCACTGATTACGAGAAGAGGCCAGGTAAGGATGACAGCGTTGCCAAAAGATCCATTTTTGCAGGGTTAAAACTTCCATTCCAGGATTGACATTCAAAGTGGTGGGTTTGATATCAAATGGAGCTCGCCCATTTGCCTTGGTCAAATACGTGTTCCAGAGTAGCACACACGTAAACAGCAAAGCACCTGAAAATACCCCCTCGGCTGGCGGGatgttctgctgctgctgttcccaaaTGGCTGAACTCTGATCCCTCCCCATGAGAGAAGAGGGCCGTGGGGATAACGCCCCATACACCAATGCCAGGTAGGTGCATAGTGAGAACCGCAGCATGTGTCCCAGGTGCGGGGGCTCAGCTTCTCAGGGTGCCCGGCTCATCTGTACTAGAGATGCACTATGCGGGCAGCGACCCACCGGCATCCTCCACCATGAGGTGAGGGTTTGTGCATTGCTGTTTCTGTTTCCCTCAGTGCTGTCCAGTCTAACTCAACTGTGGAATCAATGGAAGGGTAAACAGATCTCACTGGCAGCAACCTTGCCTTGCATAATTTCCGCTCATTCCTTGTTCCCCTCACTGCTCTCCTCCCCTGTGTCGCCCTGAAGGACACTTCACCCTCCTTGGCATTGGTACCTTCCCTCTTGCGTGTGCTTGGGCAAAGAGTTCCTCCGAGgcgagagatgggggggggggggaatgagatTGTTACAATCCGACTTGCTGTAAGTCTCCGATAATAAAAGGGAAATCTTCTACTCCCTTTCGCAGGAAGAAATGCTTTCCTTCCTCTAGGGCCAAAATACTGACTGGGATTATTTCACAATCAGTTAACTCTTACACAGGTGAAGACAACCATGAACGCCCCAGTGATCTTATTTTAGGTTTGGGAGGCTTGTATCATTACTGATGTAGTATGATGAGTGGGAACTGAAAAAAGAGGGTCTGGTTTCAAGAGGGACTTGATTGCGTGTGACAGCGAGGGGGTTCATGGTAAAATGGGCTGTGCTGCTACCAGATACAGGCCTCTCAGCATGTAAcattggcctctctctctctctctctcgctctgcaTGCCCAGTAAAGATGGATGGCGGCAGTGAGATGTTTTTCTGCTGCTAGGTTGATCTAGGCCCCAAATGTAGGTGTTTGAAATGGAAAACTTTCAGCAAAATGGGGAGAAAATTGACTAAGGAAATGTGAAACCGACCAGGGCTGTTGATATTGCTTGCGTTGAGTGCAAAAAAACCACtggaaaagggggggaaataatttaaaaaaaaaaaaatctctgttctaATCTTGTCTCATGATGGGTGGGAATAGATGTTAAAATGTCCAAACCTGACGGTGTCCTTTTAAGACCAATCATTTTCCCCCCTCTGGCTTCCAGACTCCGTGCGCTCCTTCCTGAAGCGCAGTAAGGTGGGGAAGTTTAACGAGGAGGAGATGTTGAAGAAAGAGGCTGAGCAGGAGCAGAAACTAGCAGAAGAGAAGGCTCTGGCGGAAACCATTTCAGTGGGTGCTCGGTGTGAGGTACGGGTCTCAGGCCAGCCCAGCAAACGGGGGACAGTCATGTTCGTGGGTAAGTGCCGCTGGCCCCCTGGCTCTCAGTTCCTTTCCACCCTGTCTGTCTGAAAGGACAATTCTTTTAGTGAAGATCAAGCATACAAAAAGTGGCTGTGACTCAGTTTCGACTCTCCTCCTctccatagggctagcagagttCAAACCGGGCTACTGGATTGGCATCAAATATGATGAACCCTTAGGGAAAAACAATGGCAGGTAAAAACCCTTCCTCTGTCCAAGTTCTGTCTTGGTGCAAACAAGTAGTCCGGCCCTGTTCCCAATAGGGGCCCATGCCAAGCCAGGTTCTCTCAAAGGAAGCGAGGGGTGTGGTTTGAGCACCAAACACCTCGTCCCTGGACTTGCCCTGGGACCTCGCTCCATGTCTGCATCTGCAGCTTGTATTGAATGTCACCCTAACAACAGTGCTGAGCAATAATCTGGTTTATTGTTGGCCAAATGCACGCTGAGGTTAACTGCTCTGGCTTGtatggagtcccacagggatggCTCTACTCTTCTGTTAGGTCAGTTCaccctgacctatgaggaaggcTGCAGTCACAGCTCAGCGTCTGGTGGTGCGTTGCCGAGATAGCTGTGCGTGGGAAGGGAGGGCTGTGTCAAGCCGCTTCCGAGCTCATCCTCGACTCTTCCTCTTCCCAGCGTCAATGGAAAGCAGTACTTTGAATGCCAGCCCAAGTATGGCGCGTTTGTGAAGCCTCAGTACATCACGGTGGGGGACTTCCCGGAAGAGGATTACGGACTGGATGATGAAATGTGACCGGGAGACAGGAGAAAGGAGTCCACGTAGACCTGCCGCCCTCTTCACGTGGCTGTCGACACACTGCGGCGTCTCAGTGGGCTGCTGCATTCGGAACCTGCTAGAGGGCACCTAGGTGAGGGAGAAGATGTGACAAGCagctgttttggttttttatttctTCTGATTGTATCTGTTTGTTCAGTGAAAGATGCCAtatccctctgttttttctccctcccctccatacGCACCAGCTTAATGCAGTGACACTAATAAAGCTGCCTGGGAGGAACTGGCTGTGCAGCTTAGCAGTGATCCTTGTATCTGGAGTGTGTCTCATGTGCCGAGATCCAGCCAGGTGGCTCCAGAAGCCATTGATCAGTGGCTGGAGCGAGGGCACAAGGAACCCACAAAACTCAGATTTAAACCCCTGGGAAGATTTGGGTTGGgcaaagggtttaaaaaaacaacgcATTGAGAAATGGAGCATTGTCCGTGTGACTGACTGTCTTGATCGAATGCGCATGGATTATGCTCGAACCAAGGATTCGGATCCTAAACCACAAAATCCATATCAAGGTTGCAAACCCCTCCAACATCCTGAGATATTTGGAGCCAGGGTTTGGCTTAGTTCGCATCCCTTTGTCCTTAAACTTTGCTCAATTGAGGAAGGTTGCCCCACTAACATGTCCGCTGTGAGACACTCAATTTGAACTCCCCTTTATTCTcaaatccccctctcccccaaaaaaccccTACCCCAAGCAGAATTCTGGCCCTGTAAAGGGGACGTTCTAGAGACCCCTCCTGAAGTCCTTTGCTGTTGATTTTACTTGGAAGGTGCCCAGATGCTAAGGTGATGGGCAGCAGAATAAACATGCATAGGTCTTAATTCTTAGAAATACAAGAGTATAAATACCTGCTGCAGTGCAGTTTACAGTTTGCTACTGATTGACTCAGTTGAAAGCTGCAGTATTCCTCTTCAAGGGCGTGTCTTGGACAGATGAGACAACCCTGAATTCTTGTCTGTTACCTTTCCCCCATGTTGCCTAGCTGCTGCAGTGACTAGAGAAGGCATAAGGTGCATTGTCAAATCTTTAGCACCTCCTCGCTTGTGCCCCTGAAGTGTTAAGTGTTAGTCTGTGCGTAGCTCTCAATTTCCTGGTGCCTTGAGTTTAATTTTAGACAGCGGTAGTTAAGGAAACAGATGTGTTCTCCAAAATATTGGTCCAGTGGCAGATGACCGCACAGCCCCCTCTCTCTAACTGTTGTGGTTGATAGTGTGGAGATCCTTTGCAGCTGGCCGTCTGTGTGTGGATGTGCAGCTtaacccttccctgcctcttctgtGGGTGACTATAACGTCCAGCAGGGAACATTCTCTAACCCCCTCTCTGCAGAGCTCTCTCAGCACCATGAGGGAATCCTCCCTTTTCTGACCGCCTACAGCTTGTATTTTTCTTCCCACAATGAGGCTGTTTCAAGACTCTCCTGTAGCTTAGCCTCCAGTCGCTGCCGTTGGGCTGTCTGATGCTCATTGTGCCGGGTCTGTTCTGGCAGAGGCACTGCTTCCTGAGGAAGAGAAGATCCTGAGCGCTCAGCTGGCAGGCTGCTTTCAGAACTCACCAGTCGCGTTGCGAGAAGCATAAGCGCGAATAGCATCAAGACTTCCCAAGTAACACTCAGTGACATGGTGGTTGATCTTGTGACAATTTACGGTGCAAGCTTGATGGGTTTGGGTTCCAGTGAGCTCTCTCCTCTCTAGCAGATTTGAAAGGCAAGTCCCCAGATAACCATATTAGATTTTCCCACAATGCTTTTCACTAATGGAGAACCCCACTGTGTTGTTAGAAATGGCTGTAGGTCACTTCCTATACAAGCTCCTCGAATCCCTGAAGAGATCTTCCCCCAGTCTCAGTTACTGAACTCAGCTTGCGACAGGGGGGCTCGAACCTGGGATGCCTGTTTCTAAATCCAGGAGCCTCCACTGCCTCAACTGCTGCAAGCTCATCGACTGCTATATTTCCCAGGCACCACTAGAGGGGACATatgaacagccatattgggtcagaccagtggtcctagttcagtatcctgtcttctgatagtggtcagtgccagatatTGCAAAGTAAActgaacagggcagttatcaaataatccatccactcccagcttctggcagtcagaggcttgggacacccagagcatggggttgcatccctaactatcttggctaatagccattgatggacctatcctctatgaacttagctaattcttttttgaacccagttatagtgtTTGTCcttcacctgtggaactcctttccaggggatgttgtgaagatgtacttcctttttgtttgttttaaacagagcTCCACATTGAGTTGGTGTGGGCTACGTGAATGCTTCTAGCAATCCAAGCCCAAGAATCTTGCACCTTCCATTGTTCTAACAGTGGCTCTGATGCTGACTTGTGGTGTGATCCGTGGGTGAGTCACTTGGCCTCACTGCTTCTGGCTTGTGTGACATGATAACAAGCAAACATTCACTCTGCGTACGGTGTGATCACTAgattttgtttgttctcttttgAGGACCTGATTGTGCCATCCTGGCGCTCTAAGGTCTTGTGAAGTCGCTTGGGATGTGTAGTTCTGAGGCTACTTTACAAAAAGTCTCTACTCCACCACATCCACCTTTAGGGTATGAAGGGAACAGGACTTCCTGGGCTGGGCTAGTACGGTGGTCTCAGGATGCCCTACAAATGGTGCTTGCAGCAGAGCAGCCTTTGGTCAGTTTCACAGTCGGGCagcatgggggtgtgtgtggaaagcAAGTGGTGGTGAGAACTTGGATTTGATGGCAGGTCGCCTGGTCAGAATCAGTGTCTTCAAATGTGTGTGTTTCACAGGATTAGGATCAttctgtcttgatttttttttttttaaatcccctgtTGCCGAACTCTGGCTGAGATGTAAATTTGTAAAAACTGCGATGTAAAGTCATGGTCTTGCTCTTCGAACCCAAATGGGTTCATCATGTTTCTTCTCCACGCTAGCAGCCTCTTTCAAGACCTTCCCACCGGAGGGATTGCTAGTGTATTTTAACCACCCTCTGAGCAGCGTTAAACCGTACACGCAGCAAGACTTCCAGAAGACTGGGATTTTTTTACTGGATGCTTCAATTTTTCAGATGCACAAGCTGAGCCTGTTAAAGGGGTCTGATCTTCGGGAAGTGCTGAGCATCAACTGTCTGAAAAATCACCCTCTTTTAAGAGGTCTCAGTTCAGATGCCCCCAATCTCTTGTCACTCCTGAAAAATGGTAACCTGAGACATGGAGCCAATGATGTGCTACTGTCGGTAGCAACAATAGGGAACAAAGGAATGCTTCTGTGCATCCAGTTCACAGCTGTTCGGCCAGTCAAAACCAGTGCATAGTTTGTGTCCTTTGCAAACCACACTCCTGCTATTTCCAGAACAggatgggggctgcagggcagacatGATCTCTGCtctacatcccccccccccgtccaatTGCTCCCAGAAGGGCATAGCTGTAACCTTGCTATGCTCTTTCTAATACTGCTTCTGCCACTGAAACAGACCCCAGCAGCCAGTTCAGCCTCTGTGCTGATGACTCCTTCTGCATCTCTTGTAAATAAACTCCGCACAGATCTAGAATGTCTTGTGTGACTGACACAGGAGTCACAAGCTGCTACGTCACAGCTATTGTGGGTCTGGGCTATTGCTGCACTAAGAAACGTATGTGAGTAATTCTGGTTAGCTCTTCGTGGGTTTCCCCGTGTGACTTTGGATCTTGGTGGAGAAAAGTCGTATCTGATCTGATGCAGTAATTTGGTACGCTTGTATTGAACAGAGTAAAGTGCTTTCTCCAACTGGATCAGTGTGAGGATTATCTGAGCTTACACAGACAATCGCCTGAAACTAGACTAACCGCTTGGTTAAACTTGTGCGTTAACTTTCCGTGGGAGGTTGTAAAATGATCCAGTGGTACTAAATGCATAACACTGTCTGTGATGCTGACCTACAactgggcaggaagtgggagtaAATCTGTTCACTAACACCCCCGTCCCCCTTGCCCTTTCTCCCATCAAAATCCGGGTTGGAACTCACATTGATGCAGGAGGGAGGAGGCTGGGTTGGTCCTTGGTAAATAACTTCTTTACCTTACTCCTCCAATCTAGCAATTCCCTTTTTCTCTCTGCTAATGCTAGGCCATTCCTGCCGTCTGTCACGGCTTCATGGCTTTAAATCC is a window encoding:
- the TBCB gene encoding tubulin-folding cofactor B — encoded protein: MILSGALGAASPATVSVSISSSLNSFRAQKRYGRGLTIAEFKCKLELVVGSPASCMDLELYTSDDKFVMKLDSDEALLGSYPIDDGCRIHVIDRSGARVGEYEDVSRVEKYEMSATDYEKRPDSVRSFLKRSKVGKFNEEEMLKKEAEQEQKLAEEKALAETISVGARCEVRVSGQPSKRGTVMFVGLAEFKPGYWIGIKYDEPLGKNNGSVNGKQYFECQPKYGAFVKPQYITVGDFPEEDYGLDDEM